One Amorphoplanes digitatis genomic window carries:
- a CDS encoding ThuA domain-containing protein, which produces MIGKLLAALMLLPAPAAVADDPYDVLVFSRTAGFRHDSIAVGTQAIRDLGAANGFSVTATEDPAVFTAAGLAGYEAVVFLNTTGDVLDNTRQAAFESYIRGGGGYVGVHAAADTEYDWPFYGQLVGAWFASHPAIQPAAVVVGDRGHAATAHLPQRWNRTDEWYNYRTNPRSTAHVLATLDESSYTGGGMGADHPHVWCKTLDAGRSFYTGGGHTQESYADPAFRAHLLGGIRYAARAANADCRPETGYTTLYNGSTSGWSQAGPGSFTNSDATLTSVGGMGLFWYSAKQFTSYSLKLDWRLAGDDNSGVFIGFPPSTDPWSAVNNGYEVQIDATDAADRTTGSVYTFKSADLAARDAALNPPGEWNTYELLVEGERLQVFLNGTKINDFTNTDPVRSLAGHIGLQNHGDGDDASFRNVRIKELGGPPADRTGPIVGLAGKCLDVAGSGTANGTKIQLYTCNGTGAQRWTVTPNGPVKALGKCLDVAGGGTANGTKAQLYTCNGSGAQNWSAQPDQTLRNPQSGRCLDVSQNNPADGQQIHIWDCLGAANQKWVLP; this is translated from the coding sequence ATGATCGGCAAGTTGCTAGCCGCCCTGATGCTGCTGCCCGCCCCAGCGGCGGTGGCCGACGACCCCTACGACGTGCTGGTCTTCTCCCGCACCGCCGGCTTCCGGCACGATTCCATCGCGGTCGGCACCCAGGCCATCCGTGACCTGGGCGCGGCAAACGGCTTCTCGGTCACCGCGACCGAGGACCCGGCGGTGTTCACCGCGGCCGGGCTGGCCGGCTACGAGGCCGTCGTCTTCCTCAACACGACCGGCGATGTGCTCGACAACACCCGGCAGGCCGCGTTCGAGAGCTACATCCGCGGTGGCGGCGGATACGTCGGCGTGCACGCCGCCGCCGACACCGAGTACGACTGGCCGTTCTACGGCCAGCTTGTCGGCGCATGGTTCGCGTCGCACCCGGCGATCCAGCCGGCCGCGGTGGTGGTCGGCGACCGCGGGCACGCCGCGACCGCGCACCTGCCGCAGCGCTGGAACCGCACCGACGAGTGGTACAACTACCGCACCAACCCCCGCTCCACCGCACACGTGCTGGCCACCCTGGACGAGAGCTCGTACACGGGCGGCGGCATGGGCGCCGACCACCCGCACGTCTGGTGCAAGACGCTGGACGCCGGCCGGTCCTTCTACACCGGCGGCGGACACACCCAGGAGTCCTACGCGGACCCGGCCTTCCGGGCACACCTGCTCGGCGGCATCCGGTACGCGGCCCGCGCGGCCAACGCCGACTGCCGCCCGGAGACCGGTTACACGACGCTGTACAACGGCTCGACCAGCGGCTGGTCGCAGGCGGGCCCGGGCAGCTTCACCAACAGCGACGCGACGCTCACCTCGGTGGGCGGCATGGGCCTGTTCTGGTACAGCGCCAAGCAGTTCACCAGCTACTCCCTGAAGCTGGACTGGAGGCTTGCCGGCGACGACAACTCGGGCGTGTTCATCGGCTTCCCGCCGTCGACGGACCCGTGGTCGGCGGTGAACAACGGCTACGAGGTGCAGATCGACGCGACGGACGCCGCGGACCGCACCACCGGCTCGGTGTACACGTTCAAGTCCGCCGACCTCGCCGCCCGCGACGCCGCGCTCAACCCGCCCGGCGAGTGGAACACCTACGAGCTGCTGGTCGAGGGCGAACGCCTCCAGGTGTTCCTGAACGGCACGAAGATCAACGACTTCACCAACACCGACCCGGTCCGCTCGCTGGCCGGCCACATCGGCCTGCAGAACCACGGTGACGGCGACGACGCCTCATTCCGCAACGTCCGGATCAAGGAGCTCGGCGGGCCGCCGGCCGACCGCACCGGCCCGATAGTCGGGCTGGCCGGCAAGTGCCTCGACGTGGCCGGCAGCGGCACCGCCAACGGCACCAAGATCCAGCTCTACACCTGCAACGGCACCGGCGCGCAGCGGTGGACCGTCACCCCGAACGGCCCGGTCAAGGCGCTGGGCAAGTGCCTCGACGTGGCCGGCGGCGGCACCGCCAACGGCACGAAGGCGCAGCTGTACACCTGCAACGGCAGCGGCGCGCAGAACTGGTCGGCCCAGCCCGACCAGACCCTGCGCAATCCGCAGTCCGGCAGATGCTTGGACGTGAGTCAGAACAACCCGGCCGACGGCCAGCAGATCCACATCTGGGACTGCCTCGGCGCGGCGAACCAGAAGTGGGTCCTGCCCTAG
- a CDS encoding PQQ-dependent sugar dehydrogenase, which yields MPRFRCAAGAALLIAATLVATAAPAQAHDINPADFQQVTLAKGVAEVGEPMAIAVLPDSSVLHTARNGTLRRTDRNGTTTVVGTLAVYSHDEEGLQGVGVDPGFATNRQIYLYYAPPLSTPAGDAPATGSDWTAWTGVNRLSRYTLNADFTLNTASKVDVLDVPAARGLCCHVGGDIDFDAAGNLYLSTGDDSNPFDSAGYSPIDERTNRNPGYDAQRSAANTNDLRGKVLRIKVNANGSYSVPAGNLFAPGTANTRPEIYAMGFRNPFRMSVDKATGVVYLGDYGPDAGATDPNRGPSGQVEFNRITSPGNYGWPYCTGTNTSTETYNEWNFATGTTGPKFDCAGGPTNNSFRNTGLTKLPPARPAWIRYAGDTGSPPEFGGGSESPMAGPVYRYDANLASPTKFPQVLDGHFFAGELGRGWIKPIHVGTDGSVGAISSFPWVGKQVMDMAFGPEGSLYVLDYGTGYFNGDANSALYRFDYLAGSNRAPTAVASASTTSGQAPLTVAFSSAGSSDPEGGALTYSWNFGDGTSAGTANPSKTYTANGTYTVTLTARDAEGLTGTANVTITVGNTAPTVKINSPFNGSLFSYGATIPFSITVTDPEDASINCAAVKMTYVLGHDSHGHQITSQNGCTGSITIPVDGEHDSAANIFAVFDAEYTDAGGLTTHTQHTLQPRHRQAEHFKTASGVDPIGKTQAEGGETVGNINNGDWIAFEPYRLSNVTSFTARVSSGGAGGTLQLRTGSPTGTVLGSATVPVTGGWETFTDVTGTVSGAPASTGTLYLTFAGGTGALFDVDAFTLNTGAGPIVGLAGKCLDVAGGATANGTKIQLYTCNGTAAQNWTVTPNGPVKALGKCLDVAGGGTANGTKAQLYTCNGSGAQTWAANADGSLRNPQSARCLDVSQNNPADGQQIHIWDCLGAANQKWVLP from the coding sequence ATGCCCAGATTTAGATGTGCAGCGGGTGCCGCGCTGCTCATCGCCGCGACCCTGGTCGCCACGGCCGCGCCCGCCCAGGCACACGACATCAACCCCGCCGACTTCCAGCAGGTGACGCTCGCCAAGGGGGTCGCCGAGGTCGGCGAGCCGATGGCCATCGCCGTGCTGCCCGACTCCTCGGTGCTGCACACCGCCCGCAACGGCACGCTGCGCCGCACCGACCGGAACGGCACCACGACCGTCGTCGGCACGCTGGCGGTGTACAGCCACGACGAGGAGGGCCTCCAGGGCGTCGGCGTCGACCCCGGCTTCGCCACCAACCGGCAGATCTACCTCTACTACGCGCCGCCGCTGAGCACCCCCGCCGGCGACGCGCCGGCCACCGGCTCGGACTGGACCGCCTGGACCGGCGTCAACCGGCTCTCCCGATACACCCTCAACGCCGATTTCACCCTGAACACGGCCAGCAAGGTCGACGTCCTGGACGTGCCCGCCGCCCGCGGCCTCTGCTGCCACGTCGGCGGGGACATCGACTTCGACGCGGCCGGCAACCTCTACCTCTCCACCGGCGACGACAGCAACCCGTTCGACTCGGCGGGCTACTCGCCGATCGACGAGCGCACCAACCGCAACCCCGGCTACGACGCGCAGCGCAGCGCCGCCAACACCAACGACCTGCGCGGCAAGGTGCTGCGGATCAAGGTGAACGCCAACGGGAGCTACTCCGTGCCCGCGGGCAACCTCTTCGCGCCCGGCACGGCGAACACCCGGCCCGAGATCTACGCGATGGGCTTCCGCAACCCGTTCCGGATGAGCGTCGACAAGGCGACCGGCGTCGTCTACCTCGGCGACTACGGCCCCGACGCGGGTGCCACCGACCCGAACCGCGGTCCGAGCGGCCAGGTCGAGTTCAACCGGATCACCAGCCCGGGCAACTACGGCTGGCCGTACTGCACCGGCACGAACACCAGCACCGAGACCTACAACGAGTGGAACTTCGCCACCGGAACCACCGGCCCCAAGTTCGACTGCGCCGGCGGCCCGACGAACAACTCGTTCCGCAACACCGGACTGACCAAGCTCCCGCCGGCCCGCCCGGCCTGGATCCGGTACGCGGGCGACACGGGCAGCCCGCCCGAATTCGGCGGCGGCTCGGAGTCACCGATGGCCGGCCCGGTGTACCGCTACGACGCGAACCTGGCCTCGCCGACCAAGTTCCCGCAGGTCCTCGACGGGCACTTCTTCGCCGGCGAGCTGGGCCGCGGCTGGATCAAGCCGATCCACGTCGGCACGGACGGCTCGGTCGGTGCGATTTCGAGCTTCCCCTGGGTAGGTAAGCAGGTCATGGACATGGCCTTCGGGCCGGAGGGCTCGCTCTACGTCCTCGACTACGGCACCGGCTACTTCAACGGCGACGCCAACTCCGCGCTGTACCGCTTCGACTACCTGGCGGGCTCGAACCGGGCGCCGACCGCGGTGGCCAGCGCAAGCACGACGTCCGGTCAGGCGCCGCTGACGGTCGCCTTCTCCTCGGCCGGATCCTCCGATCCGGAGGGTGGGGCGCTTACCTACTCGTGGAACTTCGGCGACGGGACCAGCGCCGGCACCGCGAACCCGTCGAAGACCTACACGGCCAACGGGACGTACACGGTCACCCTGACCGCGCGGGACGCCGAGGGCCTGACGGGCACGGCCAACGTGACGATCACGGTCGGCAACACCGCGCCGACCGTAAAGATCAACAGCCCCTTCAACGGCTCGCTCTTCTCGTACGGCGCGACGATCCCGTTCTCGATCACCGTCACCGACCCCGAGGACGCCTCGATCAACTGTGCCGCCGTGAAGATGACCTACGTACTCGGCCACGACAGCCACGGCCACCAGATCACCTCGCAGAACGGCTGCACCGGCTCGATCACCATCCCGGTCGACGGCGAGCACGACTCGGCGGCGAACATCTTCGCGGTCTTCGACGCCGAGTACACCGACGCGGGCGGCCTGACCACGCACACCCAGCACACGCTCCAACCGCGGCACCGGCAGGCCGAGCACTTCAAGACCGCGTCCGGGGTCGACCCGATAGGCAAGACACAGGCCGAGGGCGGCGAGACCGTCGGCAACATCAACAACGGGGACTGGATCGCGTTCGAGCCGTACCGGCTGAGCAACGTCACGTCCTTCACCGCCCGGGTCTCCTCCGGCGGCGCCGGCGGCACGCTCCAGCTCCGGACCGGGTCGCCGACCGGCACGGTGCTCGGCTCGGCCACCGTGCCGGTGACCGGCGGCTGGGAGACCTTCACCGACGTCACGGGTACGGTCAGCGGCGCGCCGGCCAGCACCGGCACCCTGTACCTGACCTTCGCCGGCGGCACCGGCGCGCTGTTCGACGTGGACGCGTTCACGCTGAACACCGGGGCCGGCCCGATCGTCGGGCTGGCCGGCAAGTGCCTCGACGTGGCCGGCGGTGCCACCGCCAACGGCACCAAGATCCAGCTGTACACCTGCAACGGCACCGCCGCGCAGAACTGGACCGTCACCCCGAACGGCCCGGTCAAGGCGCTCGGCAAGTGCCTCGACGTGGCCGGCGGCGGCACCGCCAACGGCACGAAGGCACAGCTCTACACCTGCAACGGCAGCGGCGCGCAGACCTGGGCCGCCAACGCCGACGGCAGTCTGCGCAACCCGCAGTCGGCCAGATGCCTCGACGTCAGTCAGAACAACCCGGCCGACGGCCAGCAGATCCACATCTGGGACTGCCTGGGCGCCGCCAACCAGAAGTGGGTGCTGCCATGA
- a CDS encoding PH domain-containing protein: protein MTAPIYDSKGQLDQIASGLLEGEQIIAVYDAVGAGTGFLGLTTRRVIIQDRSFIGKRVAITSIPYSKVSSVSVVSNKSWAGQFFSTGTIAVTVGTHSYEVEFRGTEKTQHAHNVILHYIS from the coding sequence ATGACGGCACCCATTTACGACAGCAAGGGCCAGCTCGATCAGATCGCGAGCGGTCTGCTCGAGGGTGAGCAGATCATCGCCGTGTACGACGCGGTCGGCGCCGGCACCGGCTTCCTCGGGCTCACCACCCGCCGCGTGATCATCCAGGACCGATCCTTCATCGGGAAGCGCGTCGCGATCACGAGCATCCCGTACTCCAAGGTGAGCAGCGTCAGCGTCGTCAGCAACAAGAGCTGGGCGGGTCAGTTCTTCTCGACCGGCACCATCGCGGTCACGGTCGGCACACACAGCTACGAGGTCGAGTTCCGTGGCACGGAGAAGACCCAGCACGCGCACAACGTGATCCTGCACTACATCTCGTAA
- a CDS encoding pterin dehydratase — protein sequence MRGRKTRGIRSDYLSDALAVLGGWTRDGVQLKRVLACDDSQHAALTERIKVAADTLRLRPSIRRMDGHTQILLGAPDGVAITDGEVTLAARIEDAYRTVVGPQ from the coding sequence ATGCGGGGCAGGAAAACACGCGGCATCCGCTCCGACTACTTGAGCGACGCCCTCGCGGTGCTCGGCGGCTGGACCCGGGACGGCGTCCAGTTGAAGCGCGTCCTCGCCTGCGACGACAGCCAGCATGCCGCATTGACCGAACGGATCAAGGTGGCGGCCGACACACTGCGCCTGCGCCCCAGCATCCGGCGCATGGACGGTCACACGCAGATCCTGCTCGGCGCCCCGGACGGTGTGGCCATCACCGACGGTGAGGTCACGCTCGCGGCTCGAATCGAGGATGCGTACCGCACGGTGGTCGGACCCCAGTAG
- a CDS encoding (deoxy)nucleoside triphosphate pyrophosphohydrolase, with protein MRHEHHVSGRTSPRVIVAAVIVIDGRVLACERSAPPEAAGRWEFPGGKVEPGETDAQALARECAEELGVRVRVDARVGPDVPLAHGRAVLRVYAVTLLNGDRPRALEHSAMRWLTAGELDSVPWLPADKPIVAELPRLLAALGPEGLA; from the coding sequence ATGCGTCACGAACACCACGTCAGCGGCCGGACATCACCCAGAGTGATCGTCGCGGCAGTGATCGTGATCGATGGGCGGGTGCTCGCCTGTGAGCGCTCCGCACCACCGGAGGCCGCCGGACGCTGGGAGTTCCCGGGCGGCAAGGTCGAGCCCGGGGAGACCGACGCGCAGGCGCTGGCCCGCGAGTGCGCCGAGGAGCTCGGCGTGCGGGTGCGGGTGGACGCCCGGGTGGGTCCGGACGTGCCGCTGGCGCACGGCCGCGCCGTCCTGCGCGTCTACGCGGTGACGCTGCTGAACGGCGACCGGCCGCGCGCCCTCGAACACTCGGCGATGCGCTGGCTGACCGCCGGCGAGCTGGACAGCGTCCCGTGGCTGCCGGCGGACAAACCGATCGTTGCGGAGCTACCCCGGCTGCTCGCCGCCCTCGGACCCGAAGGTCTTGCGTAG
- a CDS encoding long-chain-fatty-acid--CoA ligase, with translation MTMLSLAAILAEGARRYPEKVAVVDRDDRITYRELWQQSLAYAAGLRESGVGPGDTVAILVPNVADFPRAYFGALAVGARLVPVHLLLTADEMAYVLRDSGTDVLVAHASQLSTAAAAAELAGVRLVSVGVPAGTPGAPPRLEEAAAAVAPLPTYVSREAEDVAVVFYTSGTTGEPKGALLTHLNLVMNATVNIFDANDAREDDVVLGCLPLFHTYGQTVGMNGTFRLGGTLVLLARFTGEAAIELMVRERVTVFHGVPTMYIGLLEAAAKADKLPELRLCVSGGASLPVAVLERFSELFRSTVFEGYGLSETSPTATTNQPAFGTRAGSIGHPIWGVEVEIARAEVDERIELLPVGELGEIVIRGHNVFAGYLNRPEETAAAVVDGWFRSGDLGVKDAEGFITIVDRKKDLVIRGGFNVYPREVEEALARHPAVVQVAVIGVPDEVHGEEICAVVVAGPGGVAEQELIDWSKERLGRHKYPRQVRFVDALPMGPSFKVLKRELRKTFGSEGGEQPG, from the coding sequence ATGACCATGTTGTCGCTGGCCGCGATCCTGGCCGAGGGCGCTCGGCGGTACCCGGAGAAGGTCGCGGTCGTCGACCGCGACGACCGGATCACCTACCGGGAGCTCTGGCAGCAGTCCCTGGCCTACGCCGCGGGCCTGCGGGAGTCCGGCGTCGGGCCGGGCGACACCGTCGCCATCCTGGTACCCAACGTCGCCGACTTCCCGCGCGCCTACTTCGGGGCGCTCGCGGTCGGTGCGCGGCTCGTCCCGGTCCATCTGCTGCTCACCGCGGACGAGATGGCGTACGTGCTGCGCGACAGCGGCACCGACGTGCTCGTCGCGCACGCCAGTCAGCTATCGACGGCGGCCGCCGCCGCGGAGCTGGCCGGCGTCCGGCTGGTGAGCGTCGGCGTGCCGGCCGGCACGCCCGGCGCGCCGCCACGGCTGGAGGAGGCCGCGGCCGCGGTCGCCCCGCTGCCGACCTACGTGAGCCGGGAGGCCGAGGACGTCGCGGTGGTCTTCTACACCAGCGGTACGACGGGCGAGCCGAAGGGCGCCCTGCTGACCCACCTCAACCTGGTCATGAACGCGACCGTGAACATCTTCGACGCCAACGACGCGCGCGAGGACGACGTGGTCCTCGGCTGCCTGCCGCTGTTCCACACGTACGGACAGACCGTCGGCATGAACGGCACGTTCCGGCTGGGCGGAACCCTCGTGCTGCTGGCCCGCTTCACCGGCGAGGCGGCGATCGAGCTGATGGTCCGCGAGCGGGTGACCGTCTTCCACGGCGTACCGACGATGTACATCGGCCTGCTCGAGGCGGCCGCGAAAGCGGACAAACTGCCCGAACTGCGGCTCTGCGTGTCGGGCGGGGCGTCACTGCCGGTCGCCGTGCTCGAGCGGTTCAGCGAGCTGTTCCGCTCGACGGTCTTCGAGGGCTACGGCCTGTCCGAGACGTCACCGACGGCGACCACCAATCAGCCCGCCTTCGGCACCCGCGCGGGCTCGATCGGGCACCCGATCTGGGGCGTCGAGGTGGAGATCGCCCGGGCGGAGGTCGACGAGCGCATCGAGCTGCTGCCGGTGGGCGAGCTCGGCGAGATCGTGATCCGCGGCCACAACGTCTTCGCGGGCTATCTGAACCGGCCCGAGGAGACCGCGGCGGCGGTGGTCGACGGCTGGTTCCGCAGCGGCGACCTGGGCGTCAAGGACGCCGAGGGCTTCATCACGATCGTCGACCGCAAGAAGGACCTGGTCATCCGGGGCGGCTTCAACGTCTACCCGCGCGAGGTGGAGGAGGCCCTGGCCCGGCACCCGGCCGTGGTGCAGGTCGCCGTGATCGGGGTGCCCGACGAGGTGCACGGCGAGGAGATCTGCGCCGTGGTCGTCGCCGGCCCCGGCGGCGTCGCCGAGCAGGAGCTCATCGACTGGTCGAAGGAGCGGCTGGGCCGGCACAAGTACCCGCGCCAGGTCCGGTTCGTCGACGCCCTGCCGATGGGACCCAGCTTCAAGGTCCTCAAGCGGGAGCTACGCAAGACCTTCGGGTCCGAGGGCGGCGAGCAGCCGGGGTAG
- a CDS encoding acyl-CoA dehydrogenase family protein, translated as MDFSLSDEERAVRDTARTFITREVMPLEQEALRRERAHQPGLEPGELRELQLKAKKFGFWGLSTPEQYGGMDLPAVLQSLIWTELGRTFVQFKFGGEADNILYHANDEQKAEYLVPTIEGDRISCFAITEPGAGSDAANIKLSARRDGDDWILNGEKTFITNGNDADFVIVVAVTDREKGVRGGGTTAFLVDRDMGWRSEFIQTMGEGGPASLIFDNVRVPARNILGEIGQGFELGMKWIGKGRYLIPSGALGIAERALGMAIEYANTRETFGTTISTNQAIQWMIADSEVELEAARWLILRAAWTVDQGEDPRHASSMAKLYGANMVNNVVDRVMQIHGGMGYTRELPIERWYRQVRLMRIYEGTDEMQRLIISRDLLRGYTKIGGHLA; from the coding sequence GTGGACTTTTCACTCAGCGACGAGGAGAGGGCGGTTCGTGACACCGCCCGGACATTCATCACCCGCGAGGTCATGCCCCTCGAGCAGGAGGCGCTGCGACGCGAGCGGGCACACCAGCCCGGGCTCGAGCCCGGCGAGCTGCGCGAGTTGCAGCTTAAGGCGAAGAAGTTCGGCTTCTGGGGCCTGTCGACCCCCGAGCAGTACGGCGGCATGGACCTCCCGGCGGTCCTCCAGTCGCTGATCTGGACCGAGCTCGGCCGCACGTTCGTGCAGTTCAAGTTCGGCGGCGAGGCCGACAACATCCTGTATCACGCCAACGACGAGCAAAAAGCCGAATACCTGGTCCCGACGATCGAGGGCGACCGGATCTCCTGCTTCGCCATCACCGAGCCGGGCGCCGGCTCCGACGCGGCGAACATCAAGCTCAGCGCCCGGCGCGACGGCGACGACTGGATCCTCAACGGGGAGAAGACGTTCATCACGAACGGCAACGACGCCGACTTCGTGATCGTCGTCGCGGTCACCGACCGGGAGAAGGGCGTCCGCGGCGGCGGCACGACCGCGTTCCTGGTCGACCGCGACATGGGCTGGCGCTCCGAGTTCATCCAGACCATGGGCGAGGGCGGCCCGGCCTCGCTGATCTTCGACAACGTGCGGGTGCCCGCCCGCAACATCCTCGGCGAGATCGGCCAGGGCTTCGAGCTGGGCATGAAGTGGATCGGCAAGGGCCGCTACCTGATCCCGTCGGGCGCGCTCGGCATCGCCGAGCGCGCGCTCGGCATGGCGATCGAGTACGCGAACACCCGCGAGACCTTCGGCACCACGATCAGCACCAACCAGGCGATCCAGTGGATGATCGCCGACTCCGAGGTGGAGCTGGAGGCGGCCCGGTGGCTCATCCTGCGGGCCGCGTGGACCGTCGACCAGGGCGAGGACCCGAGGCACGCGTCCTCGATGGCGAAGCTCTACGGCGCCAACATGGTCAACAACGTCGTCGACCGCGTGATGCAGATCCACGGCGGCATGGGCTACACCCGTGAGCTGCCGATCGAGCGCTGGTACCGCCAGGTCCGGCTGATGCGCATCTACGAGGGCACCGACGAGATGCAGCGACTGATCATCTCCCGCGACCTGCTTCGCGGCTACACCAAGATAGGTGGGCACCTGGCATGA
- a CDS encoding TetR/AcrR family transcriptional regulator yields MARPRHTLLTRERIVEVAGALVDAEGLDAVSVRRLATELGVAGPSLYNHFATKAEILDAVADAVVAQVDVSYFLDEHWSEALRLWAHSYHAVLSAHPNIVPVLAHGPGRRPAALAMADTVYGGLIAAGWPPGRATHIGALMRYLVTGAALGSFALGFDEDPELYQERYPHLRNAHLLAERRQSVDEGAFALGLETVLAGLEVKKAGLDSLKGSLT; encoded by the coding sequence ATGGCCCGGCCCCGGCACACGCTGCTCACCCGCGAGCGGATCGTCGAGGTGGCGGGCGCCCTGGTCGACGCCGAGGGGCTCGACGCGGTCTCGGTCCGGCGGCTCGCCACCGAGCTGGGCGTCGCCGGGCCCTCGCTCTACAACCACTTCGCGACGAAGGCCGAGATCCTGGACGCCGTCGCCGACGCGGTCGTCGCCCAGGTCGACGTCTCCTACTTCCTCGACGAGCACTGGAGCGAGGCGCTGCGGCTCTGGGCGCACTCCTACCACGCCGTGCTCTCCGCGCACCCGAACATCGTCCCGGTCCTCGCCCACGGCCCCGGCCGCCGGCCCGCGGCGCTGGCCATGGCCGACACCGTCTACGGCGGACTGATCGCGGCCGGCTGGCCGCCCGGCCGCGCCACACACATCGGCGCCCTGATGCGTTATCTCGTGACGGGTGCGGCGCTCGGCTCGTTCGCCCTAGGCTTCGACGAGGATCCCGAGCTGTATCAGGAGCGCTACCCGCACCTGCGCAACGCACACCTGCTGGCCGAGCGCCGGCAGAGCGTCGACGAGGGTGCGTTCGCCCTCGGCCTGGAAACCGTGCTCGCCGGCCTGGAAGTGAAGAAGGCCGGCCTGGATTCGCTGAAAGGGAGCCTGACATGA
- a CDS encoding aldehyde dehydrogenase family protein, giving the protein MSLSRDKIYVGGAWASPTSADTIPVENPATEEILGHVPAGGAEDVDRAVAAARRAFPGWAETSMAERGAVLGKLHESLAARAGDIARTVGLELGAPLKIAKAVQAGLPLAVLRGYADLAAEPVREETIGNSLVVHEPVGVVGAITPWNYPLHQVVAKVAAALAAGCTVVLKPSELTPLVAYLLFDAADEAGLPPGVLNLVTGTGPVVGAAIAGHPDVDMVSFTGSTATGRAISHAAADRIARVSLELGGKSANVILEDADLTRAVKVGVGNALLNSGQTCTAWTRMLVHRSLYPAAVEIAAAAAAAYAMGDPFDEATRLGPLVSAAQRDRVRGFIARAGARQVAGDAAVPDRGHFVAPTVFADVDPASELAQEEIFGPVLSIMPFDTDDHAVEIANNSRYGLAGGVWGTEDRAMAVARRMRTGGVDVNGGSFNPAAPFGGYKQSGLGRELGPYGLAEFQQTKAIQR; this is encoded by the coding sequence ATGAGCCTCTCGCGCGACAAGATCTACGTCGGCGGGGCCTGGGCGTCGCCGACGTCCGCGGACACGATCCCGGTCGAGAACCCGGCCACCGAGGAGATCCTGGGCCACGTGCCCGCCGGCGGCGCCGAGGACGTGGACCGGGCCGTCGCGGCCGCCCGCCGGGCGTTCCCCGGCTGGGCGGAGACCTCGATGGCCGAGCGCGGCGCGGTGCTCGGCAAGCTGCACGAGTCGCTCGCCGCCCGGGCGGGCGACATCGCGCGCACCGTCGGGCTCGAGCTGGGCGCGCCGCTCAAGATCGCGAAGGCGGTCCAGGCGGGACTCCCGCTCGCGGTCCTCCGGGGGTACGCCGACCTGGCGGCCGAGCCGGTACGCGAGGAGACGATCGGCAACTCGCTCGTCGTGCACGAGCCGGTGGGTGTGGTCGGGGCGATCACGCCCTGGAACTACCCGCTGCACCAGGTCGTCGCCAAGGTGGCCGCCGCGCTGGCCGCCGGCTGCACCGTGGTGCTCAAGCCGAGCGAGCTGACGCCGCTGGTGGCGTACCTGCTGTTCGATGCCGCGGACGAGGCCGGGCTCCCGCCGGGCGTGCTCAACCTGGTGACCGGGACCGGGCCGGTGGTCGGCGCCGCGATCGCCGGGCACCCGGACGTCGACATGGTGTCGTTCACCGGCTCGACGGCGACCGGCCGGGCGATCAGCCACGCCGCGGCCGACCGGATCGCCCGGGTGTCGCTGGAGCTGGGCGGCAAGTCCGCAAACGTGATCCTCGAGGACGCCGACCTGACCAGGGCGGTCAAGGTCGGCGTGGGCAACGCCCTGCTGAACTCCGGGCAGACCTGCACGGCGTGGACCCGCATGCTGGTGCATCGCAGCCTCTACCCGGCGGCCGTCGAGATCGCCGCCGCTGCCGCCGCGGCCTATGCCATGGGTGACCCGTTCGACGAGGCCACCCGGCTCGGCCCGCTGGTGTCGGCGGCACAGCGCGACCGGGTCCGCGGCTTCATCGCCCGGGCCGGCGCCCGGCAGGTGGCCGGCGACGCCGCGGTACCGGACCGGGGCCACTTCGTCGCGCCGACCGTCTTCGCGGACGTCGACCCGGCCAGCGAACTGGCGCAGGAGGAGATCTTCGGCCCGGTGCTGTCGATCATGCCGTTCGACACCGACGACCACGCGGTGGAGATCGCCAACAACTCGCGGTACGGCCTGGCCGGCGGCGTCTGGGGCACCGAGGACCGGGCGATGGCGGTGGCCCGGCGGATGCGCACGGGCGGGGTCGACGTCAACGGCGGCTCGTTCAACCCGGCCGCGCCGTTCGGCGGCTACAAGCAGTCCGGCCTCGGCCGGGAACTGGGGCCGTACGGCCTCGCCGAATTCCAGCAGACGAAGGCGATTCAGCGGTGA